The following proteins are encoded in a genomic region of Cryptomeria japonica chromosome 11, Sugi_1.0, whole genome shotgun sequence:
- the LOC131860223 gene encoding uncharacterized protein LOC131860223, with amino-acid sequence MAEAFSRIIKSKYDQELWRGAHIEGTSVSVTHSLFDDHTLLFGKANVQEAKQIRQTLELYMAVLGQRINAQKSKIYVFNTNDIVTRNIVDSLGFSPECLPSTYLGIPIFVGANKKAYWKAIIDRIKNVISTWKAC; translated from the coding sequence ATGGCAGAGGCTTTTAGCAGAATTATTAAGTCTAAGTATGATCAAGAGCTCTGGAGGGGTGCACATATTGAAGGTACATCTGTGTCAGTTACACACTCTTTATTTGATGATCACACACTGTTGTTCGGTAAAGCAAATGTTCAGGAGGCAAAGCAAATCAGGCAAACTTTGGAACTCTACATGGCGGTTTTAGGTCAAAGAATTAATGCCCAAAAATCtaaaatatatgtttttaatacaAATGATATAGTCACAAGGAATATTGTGGATTCTTTGGGTTTTTCTCCAGAATGTCTTCCTTCCACATATCTTGGCATTCCCATTTTTGTTGGTGCCAATAAGAAAGCTTATTGGAAAGCTATTATAGATAGAATTAAGAATGTCATATCCACATGGAAGGCCTGCTAG